Proteins encoded by one window of Streptomyces clavuligerus:
- a CDS encoding response regulator — translation MAIRVLLVDDQPLLRTGFRMILEAEQDIAVVGEAGDGLQALDQVRALQPDVVLMDIRMPRMDGVEATRQITGPGRDGPAKVLVLTTFDLDEYVVEALRAGASGFLLKDAPAHELVQAIRVVAAGEAMLAPSITRRLLDKYAGHLPSGEEPVPDTLNSLTDREVEVLKLVARGLSNAEIAADLFVSETTVKTHVGHVLTKLGLRDRVQAAVYAYESGLVRPGGQQ, via the coding sequence GTGGCCATCCGCGTCCTGCTGGTCGACGACCAGCCGTTGCTGCGTACCGGTTTCCGCATGATCCTGGAGGCCGAGCAGGACATCGCGGTCGTCGGGGAGGCCGGGGACGGCCTTCAGGCGCTGGACCAGGTGCGGGCGCTCCAGCCCGATGTGGTGCTGATGGACATCCGGATGCCCCGGATGGACGGGGTGGAGGCGACCCGCCAGATCACCGGTCCTGGCCGGGACGGTCCGGCGAAGGTGCTGGTGCTGACGACGTTCGACCTGGACGAGTATGTCGTGGAGGCGCTGCGGGCCGGGGCGAGCGGCTTTCTGCTGAAGGACGCTCCGGCGCATGAGCTGGTGCAGGCCATCCGGGTGGTCGCGGCGGGCGAGGCGATGCTCGCCCCGAGCATCACCCGGCGGCTGCTGGACAAGTACGCGGGCCATCTCCCCTCGGGCGAGGAGCCGGTGCCGGACACGCTGAATTCGCTCACCGACCGTGAGGTCGAGGTGTTGAAGCTGGTGGCGCGCGGTCTGTCGAACGCGGAGATCGCGGCGGATCTGTTCGTCAGCGAGACGACGGTGAAGACCCATGTGGGCCATGTGCTCACCAAGCTGGGGCTGCGGGACCGGGTGCAGGCCGCGGTGTACGCGTACGAGAGCGGGCTGGTGCGCCCGGGCGGCCAGCAGTAG
- a CDS encoding ABC transporter substrate-binding protein: protein MNRKTLVLPAVVGLLAPVLVACGSTESGGGDAMVVGTTDRITVGEDSPAPLDPAFAYDTGSWNVLRQTLQTLMHAPRGGGAPVPDAAQSCDFTDNASQSYRCKLRSGLKFSDGSAVTAEDVKFSIERIIGINDRNGAAALLSNVDTIEVKSEREIVFHLKTPDATFPFKLSTPAAAIVSKKKYDAAKLRDGLQVDGSGPYTMKTQAEKGDVSKVVFSRNKHYTGDIDLRNDKVELRVFPDSGAMRRALEKGEIDVATRELSAAHIKEMLDNQSKDVKLTELPGLSIQYLAFNTDHPSVKDKAVRQAMATLIDRGQIAGQVYNATAEPLYSLIPASVGAHKNAFYNKYGDPSITKARSTLRDAGISTPVEVTIHYASDRYNAKEYEVIRDQLNRSGLFKATAKGTDKWSAFRAAGQRGDYAVYGLGWVPDFPDPDNYIAPFLEKDNFLGSPYVSAEARKLIPQSRRQADRTAAAETFARLQQIVAEDVPVLPLWQGKQYVASRKGINGVERLLNGSSDLQLWELDNSGN from the coding sequence ATGAACCGTAAGACTCTGGTGCTGCCGGCCGTGGTCGGCCTGCTCGCCCCCGTCCTCGTCGCCTGCGGCAGTACGGAGAGCGGCGGCGGTGACGCCATGGTCGTGGGCACCACGGATCGGATCACCGTCGGCGAGGACTCGCCCGCGCCCCTCGATCCGGCCTTCGCCTATGACACCGGCTCCTGGAACGTCCTCCGCCAGACCCTCCAGACGCTGATGCACGCCCCGCGCGGCGGCGGCGCGCCCGTCCCGGACGCCGCCCAGTCCTGCGACTTCACCGACAACGCCTCCCAGAGCTACCGGTGCAAGCTCCGCTCCGGGCTGAAGTTCTCCGACGGCTCCGCCGTCACCGCCGAGGACGTCAAGTTCTCCATCGAGCGCATCATCGGCATCAACGACCGCAACGGTGCCGCCGCGCTGCTGTCGAACGTCGACACCATCGAGGTCAAGAGCGAGCGGGAGATCGTCTTCCATCTGAAGACGCCCGACGCGACCTTCCCGTTCAAGCTCTCCACCCCCGCCGCGGCCATCGTCAGCAAGAAGAAGTACGACGCCGCCAAGCTCCGCGACGGCCTCCAGGTCGACGGCTCCGGCCCGTACACGATGAAGACGCAGGCCGAGAAGGGCGATGTCAGCAAGGTCGTCTTCAGCAGGAACAAGCACTACACCGGCGATATCGACCTGCGGAACGACAAGGTCGAGCTGCGGGTGTTCCCCGACTCCGGCGCCATGAGGCGCGCGCTGGAGAAGGGCGAGATCGACGTCGCCACCCGGGAGCTGTCCGCCGCCCACATCAAGGAGATGCTGGACAACCAGAGCAAGGACGTCAAGCTCACCGAGCTGCCCGGGCTCTCCATCCAGTACCTGGCCTTCAACACCGACCACCCGTCGGTCAAGGACAAGGCCGTCCGCCAGGCCATGGCCACCCTGATCGACCGGGGCCAGATCGCCGGTCAGGTCTACAACGCCACCGCCGAGCCGCTGTACTCGCTCATCCCCGCGAGCGTCGGCGCCCACAAGAACGCCTTCTACAACAAGTACGGCGACCCGAGCATCACCAAGGCCCGCTCCACCCTCCGGGACGCCGGGATCAGCACCCCGGTGGAGGTGACGATCCACTACGCCTCCGACCGGTACAACGCCAAGGAGTACGAGGTCATCCGGGACCAGCTCAACCGTTCCGGGCTCTTCAAGGCGACCGCCAAGGGCACGGACAAGTGGTCCGCGTTCCGCGCCGCCGGCCAGCGCGGCGACTACGCCGTCTACGGCCTCGGCTGGGTCCCCGACTTCCCGGACCCGGACAACTACATCGCGCCCTTCCTGGAGAAGGACAACTTCCTCGGCTCGCCGTACGTCAGCGCCGAGGCCCGCAAGCTCATCCCCCAGTCGCGCCGCCAGGCCGACCGCACCGCCGCCGCCGAGACCTTCGCCCGGCTCCAGCAGATCGTCGCCGAGGACGTCCCCGTCCTCCCGCTCTGGCAGGGCAAGCAGTACGTCGCCTCCCGCAAGGGCATCAACGGCGTCGAGCGGCTGCTCAACGGCAGCTCCGACCTCCAGCTCTGGGAGCTGGACAACAGCGGGAACTGA
- a CDS encoding site-2 protease family protein, with product MNEDGTPDQPERARAHGQGTGPDGPGTGPKRPDGPGGGILMGRIFGVPVYVAPSWFLVAALITWVFGGQLDRVLPELGNARYLVSLFFAVAFYASVLVHELAHTVAALRFKLPVRRIQLQFFGGVSEIEKESETPGREFVLAFVGPLLSLVLAGVFYLGMQTVEPGTVPGVLLAGLMISNLIVAVFNLLPGLPLDGGRMLRAVVWKITGKPMSGTVAAAWVGRALAVAVLIGLPLLTHTGALGNPAQDIGGTQTVTDALLAAILAAIIWTGAGNSLRVARLREHLPELAARTLTRRAVPVESDTPLSEALRRANEAGARALVVVDGHGHPTGLVRETAIVGIPEHRRPWVAVSGLAQDLTDGMRVPADLSGEDLLDRLRASPATEYLVVEKTGEIYGVLSTADVERAFVAAMARPR from the coding sequence GTGAACGAGGACGGCACACCCGACCAGCCCGAGCGCGCCCGCGCCCACGGCCAGGGCACCGGGCCGGACGGCCCCGGCACCGGGCCCAAGCGCCCCGACGGCCCCGGCGGTGGCATCCTCATGGGCCGCATCTTCGGTGTGCCCGTCTACGTCGCCCCGAGCTGGTTCCTGGTCGCCGCCCTGATCACCTGGGTCTTCGGCGGCCAGCTCGACCGGGTCCTGCCCGAACTCGGCAACGCGCGCTACCTCGTCTCGCTCTTCTTCGCCGTCGCCTTCTACGCCTCCGTACTCGTCCACGAGCTGGCCCACACCGTCGCCGCCCTCCGCTTCAAGCTCCCCGTGCGCCGGATCCAGCTCCAGTTCTTCGGCGGCGTCTCCGAGATCGAGAAGGAGTCCGAGACCCCCGGGCGGGAGTTCGTCCTCGCCTTCGTCGGCCCGCTGCTCTCCCTCGTCCTCGCGGGCGTCTTCTACCTCGGCATGCAGACCGTCGAACCCGGCACCGTCCCCGGTGTCCTGCTCGCCGGACTGATGATCTCCAACCTGATCGTCGCCGTCTTCAACCTGCTCCCCGGCCTGCCGCTGGACGGCGGGCGCATGCTCCGCGCCGTGGTCTGGAAGATCACCGGCAAGCCTATGAGCGGCACCGTCGCCGCCGCCTGGGTCGGCCGCGCCCTCGCCGTCGCCGTCCTCATCGGCCTCCCCCTGCTCACCCACACCGGCGCCCTCGGCAACCCCGCCCAGGACATCGGCGGCACCCAGACCGTCACCGACGCGCTCCTCGCCGCCATCCTCGCCGCCATCATCTGGACCGGCGCGGGCAACAGCCTCCGGGTGGCCCGGCTCCGCGAACACCTGCCCGAACTCGCCGCCCGCACCCTCACCCGGCGCGCCGTCCCCGTCGAGTCCGACACCCCCCTCTCCGAGGCGCTGCGCCGCGCCAACGAGGCCGGGGCCCGCGCCCTCGTCGTCGTCGACGGCCACGGCCACCCCACCGGCCTCGTCCGCGAGACCGCGATCGTCGGCATCCCCGAGCACCGCCGCCCCTGGGTCGCGGTGAGCGGGCTCGCCCAGGACCTCACCGACGGCATGCGCGTCCCCGCCGACCTCTCCGGCGAGGACCTGCTCGACCGGCTCCGCGCGTCCCCCGCCACCGAGTACCTCGTCGTGGAGAAGACCGGGGAGATCTACGGGGTCCTCTCCACCGCCGATGTGGAACGCGCCTTCGTCGCCGCCATGGCCCGCCCCCGCTGA
- a CDS encoding HAD family hydrolase: MTSTVPVSPPRPAEVRPDRRPRGAAPGLEAVLLDMDGTLVDTEGFWWDAEVEVFADLGHRLDEGWRDVVVGGPMSRSAGYLIEATGADIALPELTVLLNDRFEARIGRGVPLMPGAGELLAELTAHRVPTALVSASHRRIIDRVLASLGPEHFAFSVAGDEVPRTKPHPDPYLLAARRLGADPVRCAVIEDTATGVAAAEAAGCRVVAVPSVAPIAPAEGRLVVRSLEEVDLGVLRALVTSSG, encoded by the coding sequence ATGACCAGCACGGTCCCCGTGTCCCCGCCCCGCCCCGCCGAGGTCCGCCCGGACCGCCGGCCGCGCGGCGCCGCCCCGGGCCTGGAAGCCGTCCTCCTCGACATGGACGGCACCCTCGTCGACACCGAGGGCTTCTGGTGGGACGCCGAGGTCGAGGTCTTCGCCGACCTCGGACACCGGCTGGACGAGGGCTGGCGGGACGTGGTCGTCGGCGGCCCCATGAGCCGCAGCGCGGGCTACCTCATCGAGGCCACCGGCGCCGACATCGCCCTGCCCGAGCTGACCGTGCTGCTCAACGACCGCTTCGAGGCCAGGATCGGCCGCGGGGTGCCCCTGATGCCCGGCGCGGGGGAGCTGCTGGCCGAACTCACCGCCCACCGGGTGCCCACCGCCCTGGTCTCCGCCTCCCACCGCCGCATCATCGACCGGGTCCTCGCCTCCCTCGGCCCGGAGCACTTCGCCTTCTCGGTCGCCGGGGACGAGGTGCCCCGCACCAAGCCGCACCCCGACCCCTATCTGCTCGCGGCCCGCCGCCTGGGCGCCGACCCGGTCCGCTGCGCCGTGATCGAGGACACCGCGACCGGGGTCGCCGCCGCCGAGGCCGCGGGCTGCCGGGTGGTCGCCGTTCCCTCCGTCGCCCCGATCGCCCCCGCCGAGGGGCGGCTGGTGGTCCGTTCCCTCGAAGAGGTCGACCTCGGTGTGCTCCGGGCCCTGGTCACCTCGTCCGGCTGA
- a CDS encoding RecB family exonuclease, which produces MSTGEGSARGAATGAPPVSLSPSRASDFMQCPLLYRFRVIDRLPERPSAAATRGTLVHAVLERLFDAPAAERTAGRARSLVPGQWDRLLADRPELGGLFEGDTGGERLAGWLAEAEALVERWFSLEDPTRLEPAEREMFVEVGLDSGLRLRGVIDRVDVAPTGEVRIVDYKTGKAPRPEYSEGALFQMHFYALVIWRLKKVVPRRLQLVYLGSGDVLTYDPVPADLERVERKLLALWDAIRRATETGDWRPRPTKLCGWCDHQAVCPEFGGTPPVYPLSVVPAPSPGGDAEG; this is translated from the coding sequence ATGAGTACGGGTGAGGGGTCGGCCAGGGGCGCGGCCACGGGTGCGCCGCCGGTGTCGTTGTCGCCGTCGCGGGCGAGCGACTTTATGCAGTGTCCGCTTCTGTATCGGTTTCGGGTGATCGACCGGCTGCCGGAGCGGCCGAGCGCGGCGGCGACGCGGGGCACGCTGGTGCACGCGGTGCTGGAGCGGCTCTTCGACGCCCCGGCGGCGGAGCGGACGGCGGGCAGGGCGCGGTCCCTGGTGCCGGGCCAGTGGGACCGGCTGCTGGCGGACCGTCCCGAGCTGGGTGGGCTGTTCGAGGGCGATACGGGGGGTGAGCGGCTGGCGGGCTGGCTGGCGGAGGCCGAGGCCCTGGTGGAGCGGTGGTTCTCGCTGGAGGACCCGACGCGTCTCGAACCGGCCGAGCGGGAGATGTTCGTCGAGGTCGGCCTGGATTCGGGGCTGCGGCTGCGGGGCGTGATCGACCGGGTGGACGTGGCGCCGACGGGCGAGGTGCGGATCGTCGACTACAAGACGGGGAAGGCGCCCCGCCCGGAGTACAGCGAGGGCGCGCTGTTCCAGATGCACTTCTACGCGCTGGTGATCTGGCGGCTGAAGAAGGTGGTGCCGCGCCGGCTCCAGCTCGTCTATCTGGGCAGCGGTGACGTCCTCACGTACGACCCGGTCCCGGCGGACCTGGAGCGGGTGGAGCGGAAGCTGCTGGCGCTGTGGGACGCGATCCGGCGGGCGACGGAGACGGGCGACTGGCGGCCGCGGCCGACCAAGCTGTGCGGCTGGTGCGACCACCAGGCGGTGTGTCCGGAGTTCGGGGGCACTCCGCCGGTGTATCCGCTGAGCGTGGTCCCGGCGCCGTCCCCGGGCGGGGATGCGGAGGGCTGA
- the metH gene encoding methionine synthase produces the protein MATLPTPSAPSADARSRIDALREALATRVVVADGAMGTMLQAQDPSLEDFQDLEGCNEILNVTRPDIVRSVHAEYFDAGVDCVETNTFGANLAALGEYDIPERVYELSEAGARIARETADAYTASTGAQRWVLGSMGPGTKLPTLGHAPYTALRDAYQSNAEGMIAGGADALLIETTQDLLQTKASVLGARRALEATGTTLPLIVSVTVETTGTMLLGSEIGAALTALEPLGIDMIGLNCATGPAEMSEHLRYLARHSRIPLSCMPNAGLPVLGKNGAHYPLSAAELADAQETFVREYGLSLVGGCCGTTPEHLRQVVERVRGLVPAVREPRPEPGAASLYQTVPFRQDTAYMAIGERTNANGSKKFREAMLAARWDDCVEMARDQIREGAHMLDLCVDYVGRDGVADMAELAGRFATASTLPIVLDSTEVPVIRAGLEKLGGRAVINSVNYEDGDGPDSRFAQVTRLAQEHGAALIALTIDEEGQARTVEHKVAIAQRLIADLTGNWGIRESDILIDTLTFTICTGQEESRKDGIHTIEAIRELKRRHPDVQTTLGLSNISFGLNPAARILLNSVFLEECVKAGLDSAIVHASKILPIARFQEEEVATALDLIYDRRAEGYDPLQKLMALFEGATAKSLKAGKAEELAALPLEERLRRRIIDGEKNGLEADLDEALLTRPALDIVNETLLEGMKVVGELFGSGQMQLPFVLQSAEVMKTAVAHLEPHMEKSDAEGKGTIVLATVRGDVHDIGKNLVDIILSNNGYNVINLGIKQPVSAILEAAEEHRADVIGMSGLLVKSTVIMKENLEELNQRKLAADYPVILGGAALTRAYVEQDLHEIYEGEVRYARDAFEGLRLMDALIAVKRGVPGATLPELKQRRVRPAATAVVVEEPAEEGTVRSDVAIDNPVPTPPFWGTRVIKGIQLKEYASWLDEGALFKGQWGLKQNRTGDGPDYAELAETEGRPRLRGWLDQLHTRGLLEAAVVYGYFPCVSKGDDLILLNEDGSERTRFSFPRQRRGRRLCLADFFRPEESGETDVVGLQVVTVGSRIGEATAELFAADSYRDYLELHGLSVQLAEALAEYWHARVRAELGFGGEDPADVEDMFALKYRGARFSLGYGACPDLEDRAKIADLLRPERIGVQLSEEFQLHPEQSTDAIVIHHPEAKYFNAR, from the coding sequence ATGGCCACGCTGCCGACCCCTTCCGCCCCGTCCGCCGACGCCCGGTCCCGGATCGATGCCCTCCGCGAGGCTCTCGCGACCCGGGTCGTCGTCGCCGACGGGGCGATGGGCACCATGCTCCAGGCGCAGGACCCCTCACTGGAGGACTTCCAGGATCTGGAAGGCTGCAATGAGATCCTGAACGTCACCCGGCCGGACATCGTGCGGTCGGTGCACGCCGAGTACTTCGACGCCGGTGTGGACTGCGTCGAGACCAACACCTTTGGCGCGAACCTCGCTGCCCTGGGCGAGTACGACATCCCCGAGCGGGTGTACGAGCTGTCCGAGGCGGGCGCCCGGATCGCCCGGGAGACCGCCGACGCGTACACCGCGTCCACCGGCGCCCAGCGCTGGGTCCTCGGCTCCATGGGCCCCGGCACCAAGCTCCCCACCCTCGGCCACGCCCCCTACACCGCCCTCCGCGACGCCTATCAGAGCAACGCCGAGGGCATGATCGCGGGCGGCGCCGACGCGCTGCTGATCGAGACCACGCAGGACCTCCTCCAGACCAAGGCGTCCGTCCTCGGCGCCCGCCGCGCCCTGGAGGCCACCGGCACCACGCTGCCCCTCATCGTCTCCGTCACCGTCGAGACCACCGGCACCATGCTGCTCGGCTCGGAGATCGGCGCCGCGCTCACCGCGCTGGAGCCGCTGGGCATCGACATGATCGGGCTGAACTGCGCCACCGGCCCCGCCGAGATGAGCGAGCACCTGCGCTATCTCGCCCGCCACTCCCGCATCCCGCTCTCCTGCATGCCCAACGCGGGCCTGCCCGTCCTCGGCAAAAACGGGGCGCACTACCCGCTGTCGGCCGCGGAGCTGGCGGACGCCCAGGAGACCTTCGTCCGCGAGTACGGCCTCTCCCTCGTCGGCGGCTGCTGCGGTACGACGCCGGAGCATCTGCGGCAGGTCGTGGAACGGGTCCGCGGGCTCGTCCCCGCGGTGCGCGAGCCCCGCCCCGAGCCGGGCGCCGCGTCCCTCTACCAGACGGTGCCCTTCCGCCAGGACACCGCGTACATGGCCATCGGCGAGCGCACCAACGCCAACGGCTCCAAGAAGTTCCGCGAGGCCATGCTCGCCGCCCGCTGGGACGACTGTGTGGAGATGGCGCGCGACCAGATCCGCGAGGGCGCCCATATGCTCGACCTCTGCGTCGACTACGTGGGCCGCGACGGGGTCGCGGACATGGCGGAGCTGGCGGGCCGCTTCGCCACCGCCTCCACCCTGCCCATCGTGCTGGACTCCACCGAGGTCCCGGTGATCCGCGCGGGGCTGGAGAAGCTGGGCGGCCGGGCCGTGATCAACTCCGTGAACTACGAGGACGGCGACGGCCCCGACTCCCGCTTCGCGCAGGTCACCCGGCTCGCCCAGGAACACGGCGCCGCGCTGATCGCCCTCACCATCGACGAGGAGGGCCAGGCCCGCACCGTCGAGCACAAGGTCGCGATCGCCCAGCGCCTGATCGCCGACCTCACCGGCAACTGGGGCATCCGCGAGTCGGACATCCTCATCGACACCCTCACGTTCACCATCTGCACCGGGCAGGAGGAGTCCCGCAAGGACGGCATCCACACCATCGAGGCCATCCGCGAACTCAAGCGCCGCCACCCCGATGTGCAGACCACCCTCGGTCTGTCCAACATCTCCTTCGGCCTCAACCCGGCCGCCCGCATCCTGCTCAACTCGGTCTTCCTGGAGGAGTGCGTCAAGGCCGGGCTGGACTCCGCGATCGTCCACGCCTCCAAGATCCTCCCCATCGCCCGCTTCCAGGAGGAGGAGGTCGCCACCGCGCTCGACCTCATCTACGACCGGCGCGCCGAGGGATACGACCCGCTCCAGAAGCTGATGGCGCTCTTCGAGGGCGCCACCGCCAAGTCCCTCAAGGCGGGCAAGGCGGAGGAGCTGGCGGCCCTGCCGCTGGAGGAGCGGCTGCGGCGGCGCATCATCGACGGCGAGAAGAACGGTCTCGAAGCCGACCTCGACGAGGCGCTGCTGACCCGGCCCGCCCTCGACATCGTCAACGAGACCCTGCTGGAGGGCATGAAGGTCGTCGGCGAGCTGTTCGGCTCCGGCCAGATGCAGCTCCCGTTCGTCCTCCAGTCCGCCGAGGTCATGAAGACGGCGGTCGCGCACCTCGAACCGCACATGGAGAAGTCCGACGCCGAGGGCAAGGGCACCATCGTCCTCGCCACCGTCCGCGGCGACGTCCACGACATCGGCAAGAACCTCGTCGACATCATCCTCTCCAACAACGGCTACAACGTGATCAACCTCGGGATCAAGCAGCCCGTGTCCGCGATCCTCGAAGCCGCCGAGGAGCACCGCGCCGATGTCATCGGGATGTCCGGCCTGCTGGTCAAGTCCACGGTGATCATGAAGGAGAACCTGGAGGAGCTGAACCAGCGCAAGCTGGCCGCCGACTACCCGGTGATCCTCGGCGGCGCCGCCCTCACCCGCGCCTATGTGGAGCAGGACCTCCACGAGATCTATGAGGGAGAGGTCCGCTACGCCCGCGACGCCTTCGAGGGGCTGCGCCTGATGGACGCCCTCATCGCGGTCAAGCGCGGTGTCCCCGGCGCCACCCTCCCCGAGCTGAAGCAGCGCAGGGTCCGCCCCGCCGCGACCGCCGTCGTGGTGGAGGAGCCGGCCGAGGAGGGCACGGTGCGCTCCGACGTCGCCATCGACAATCCCGTCCCCACCCCGCCCTTCTGGGGCACCCGGGTGATCAAGGGCATCCAGCTCAAGGAGTACGCCTCCTGGCTGGACGAGGGCGCCCTCTTCAAGGGGCAGTGGGGCCTCAAGCAGAACCGGACCGGCGACGGACCCGACTACGCCGAGCTGGCCGAGACCGAGGGGCGGCCCCGGCTGCGCGGCTGGCTCGACCAGCTCCACACCCGCGGTCTGCTGGAGGCGGCCGTCGTCTACGGCTACTTCCCCTGCGTCTCCAAGGGCGACGACCTCATCCTCCTCAACGAGGACGGCTCCGAGCGCACCCGCTTCTCCTTCCCCCGCCAGCGCCGGGGCCGCAGGCTCTGCCTGGCCGACTTCTTCCGCCCCGAGGAGTCCGGCGAGACCGATGTGGTCGGGCTCCAGGTCGTCACCGTCGGATCGAGGATCGGCGAGGCCACCGCCGAGCTGTTCGCCGCCGACTCCTACCGCGACTACCTCGAACTCCACGGTCTGTCCGTGCAGCTCGCCGAGGCCCTCGCCGAGTACTGGCACGCACGGGTCCGCGCCGAGCTGGGCTTCGGCGGGGAGGACCCCGCCGATGTGGAGGACATGTTCGCCCTGAAGTACCGGGGGGCCCGCTTCTCCCTGGGCTACGGGGCCTGCCCCGATCTGGAGGACCGGGCGAAGATCGCCGACCTGCTCCGGCCGGAGCGGATCGGGGTCCAGCTCTCGGAGGAGTTCCAGCTCCACCCCGAGCAGTCCACCGACGCCATCGTCATCCACCACCCGGAGGCGAAGTACTTCAACGCGCGCTGA
- a CDS encoding glycosyltransferase family 4 protein yields MKISFLIHNIYGLGGTNRTTINLATAMADHHEVEIVSVLRDRDTTLFPIDPRVRVVPLVDTRSEEHAAARDTPAEIFPTSETRYRQYSALCDRKVAEYFKKAKPDVAIGTRPGMNVYVAALTEEHTLRIGQEHVTLASHPEPLRAELRAHYPRLDGFVTVSEADADNYRAQMKIPGLPVLSIPNSVPEPLVAPGTGRPKTVVAAGRLAVVKRYDDLVRAFAKVAAEHPDWDLRIYGDGSQRAKLRKLINELGLFHQVHLMGLASPIEAEWVKGSIAAVTSESESFGMTIVEAMRCGVPVVSTDCPLGPREIIRDGKDGRLVPVGDTDAIAAALLDLIGDEKKRIAMGEAARRNAARFDPAAVAARYDELFEQLRKGRTSPVRRTLGGLRRLLKPRAAESAPAAAPAAPQPVKSAAAALVCLRSGAIDIRPTPESRPVGGTVLLERRGEKKAEQRVDTVSLPVRQSTAGQAAQLADGTPLQQDTWDFHLLRADGSRNRLRSRLVDNRLLVTDRPPVTTTPVTARTPYTTVDGYLALRVRRAPVHAETERVDVGDGRITVTCRLYGTTEAARSAVLRLRGGAELAIELPCATLPDGAVRFTVDTGAPAAHRFAEQDLWDLYLNVDGVSAPVRVGAWFGDVKDRKDVHVYPITVIEETSRGRARVRPYYTVHNDLSVNVVDLPPADA; encoded by the coding sequence ATGAAGATCTCTTTTCTGATACACAACATCTACGGCCTGGGCGGTACCAACCGGACCACCATCAACCTGGCCACGGCGATGGCGGACCACCACGAGGTCGAGATTGTGTCCGTCCTCCGCGACCGCGACACCACGCTCTTCCCCATCGACCCCCGGGTCCGGGTCGTCCCCCTCGTCGATACCCGCTCGGAGGAGCACGCCGCCGCGCGCGACACCCCCGCGGAGATCTTCCCCACGTCCGAGACCCGCTACCGCCAGTACAGCGCCCTGTGCGACCGCAAGGTCGCCGAGTACTTCAAGAAGGCCAAGCCCGACGTCGCCATCGGCACCCGCCCCGGCATGAACGTCTATGTCGCCGCCCTCACCGAGGAACACACCCTCCGCATCGGCCAGGAGCACGTCACCCTCGCCTCGCACCCCGAGCCGCTCCGGGCCGAGCTGCGCGCCCACTACCCCCGGCTCGACGGCTTCGTCACCGTCTCCGAGGCGGACGCCGACAACTACCGCGCCCAGATGAAGATCCCGGGCCTCCCGGTGCTCTCCATACCCAACAGCGTGCCCGAACCCCTCGTCGCCCCCGGCACCGGCCGGCCGAAGACCGTCGTCGCGGCCGGCCGGCTCGCTGTCGTCAAGCGCTACGACGACCTCGTCCGCGCCTTCGCCAAGGTCGCCGCCGAACACCCCGACTGGGACCTGAGGATCTACGGCGACGGCAGCCAGCGCGCCAAGCTGCGCAAGCTCATCAACGAACTCGGCCTCTTCCACCAGGTCCACCTCATGGGCCTCGCCTCCCCGATCGAGGCGGAGTGGGTCAAGGGCTCCATCGCCGCGGTCACCTCCGAGAGCGAGTCCTTCGGGATGACCATCGTCGAGGCCATGCGCTGCGGCGTCCCCGTCGTCTCCACCGACTGCCCGCTCGGCCCCCGGGAGATCATCCGGGACGGCAAGGACGGACGGCTCGTCCCCGTCGGCGACACCGACGCCATCGCCGCGGCCCTGCTCGACCTCATCGGCGACGAGAAGAAGCGGATCGCCATGGGCGAGGCCGCCCGCAGGAACGCCGCCCGCTTCGACCCCGCCGCCGTCGCCGCCCGCTACGACGAACTCTTCGAACAGCTCCGCAAGGGCCGCACCAGCCCGGTCCGGCGCACCCTCGGCGGGCTGCGGCGGCTGCTCAAGCCGCGCGCCGCCGAGTCCGCCCCGGCCGCCGCCCCGGCCGCGCCCCAGCCCGTCAAGTCCGCCGCCGCGGCGCTCGTCTGCCTCCGGTCCGGCGCGATCGACATCCGCCCCACGCCCGAGTCCCGCCCGGTGGGCGGCACCGTCCTGCTGGAGCGGCGCGGCGAGAAGAAGGCCGAGCAGCGCGTCGACACCGTGTCCCTGCCGGTGCGGCAGAGCACCGCGGGCCAGGCGGCCCAGCTCGCCGACGGCACCCCGCTCCAGCAGGACACCTGGGACTTCCATCTGCTGCGCGCCGACGGCAGCCGCAACCGGCTGCGCTCCCGGCTGGTGGACAACCGCCTCCTGGTGACGGACCGGCCGCCCGTGACCACCACCCCCGTGACCGCCCGGACGCCGTACACCACCGTCGACGGCTACCTCGCCCTGCGGGTCCGCCGGGCCCCCGTCCACGCGGAGACCGAGCGCGTCGACGTCGGCGACGGACGGATCACCGTCACCTGCCGTCTCTACGGCACCACCGAGGCGGCCCGCTCCGCCGTGCTGCGGCTGCGCGGCGGGGCCGAGCTGGCGATCGAGCTGCCCTGTGCCACCCTGCCGGACGGCGCCGTGCGCTTCACGGTCGACACCGGGGCCCCCGCCGCCCACCGCTTCGCCGAGCAGGACCTGTGGGACCTGTATCTGAACGTGGACGGGGTGAGCGCCCCGGTCCGGGTGGGCGCCTGGTTCGGCGATGTGAAGGACCGCAAGGACGTCCATGTCTACCCGATCACGGTGATCGAGGAGACCTCCCGGGGCCGCGCCCGGGTACGGCCCTACTACACCGTCCACAACGACCTCTCCGTGAACGTGGTCGACCTGCCCCCGGCGGACGCCTGA